The genomic interval AGGCCCTTGTGGTGGGGCCACAGCTGGGTGGAAGGCTTGGAAGTGCATGGGAAAGAAGGCCTGCCAGCCGGAGATGGCATGCATGCGGCAGCGGTTCAGGAAGTCAGGCGTGAGCACCGTGTCTGGCCCGGCCAGCAGGAACAGCGTGTCCAGCGGGTGCTTCTTGGAGAGTAGATCCATGAGGCGCAGTGGTGAGGGTACGGCTGTCTGCACactgagccatggcacccgggcACCGGGGAAACGCCGCTCCAGCTCTGCCACGTGGGCCTTGACAGGTGCGAAGACATCTGCATGGGCCGCGCGCTGGGCCTGGCGCGGCTCATACAGTAGCAGCAGGGTCAGGGCTGCCGCAGCATCACCAGGCTCCAGTGCTGCAGTGGCAAAGGCCTCCAGGAAGCCAGGGGCCAGGTCACGCTCAGCCGCAGCTAGAGGCAGCAGCACAGTGAGACGTGAGGCCTCAGTGACATAGGGCACAGGCAAGATCTCCACGCGGCTCAGCGGCCGGAGCAGCTGCACTCGGCGAGTGAGGGGCCGGCGGCCTCCCTGGGGGGTCAGTGCCTCCAGCTGCAAGTCCAGCGTGTATTCCATACCTCGAGCTGGATCAAAGCGTCGGTAGCCATTCACCAGCTGCTGCTTCTGGAGCCGCAAGGCCGGGTGGTAGCGGCGGTTGAGCTCCTCTAGAGCTGTCCCCAGAACATCGGCCACATCAGCCCGGTCAGCCCCACGCAGTGGGCAGCGGGGTGAGCCATCGGCGCAGGAGAAAGCATGCTGCTCCGTGAAGTAGTCCCAGCGCAGCACCTCAAAGCGGGAGGCCGGGCGGGATGGTGCTGGAATGCCCACGGGCCAGGCAGCTGCCCGGTCCCCATCAACGGCCAGACGGCTGGTATTCTGGATCTCCCACTGGATCAGAGAAACAGGCCATGAGCAAGGGACAGATCAGAGGGAGCAGCACACAGCTGGGGGACTGGGTAGGCAGCAGATGCCACTCAGGATGGGCCCCTCATCCCCTGCCAACCTCTGCCCACCCAGGGCCCATACCTATCATTTCCCTAGCATAGACAGCCTGGAGGCTCATCAGAGAATGTAGAAACAGGCAGGGGCTGGGAAGTAGTTTTGTTCTGTGATTCTAGTGCTAACTTGTCATTTCTCTGGGATCTCTGTGACCTCTCAGATCCTGTCCCCCTCACTCCGCCACCCCCAGACCTAGACCGTACCTGTAACTCCTGGATCTCCTGGTACGTGCGTTCCAGTTCAGCTCGGGCGAAAGCCTTGTGCAGCTGGTACATGTGCACAGGGTCACGCACAGGGTGGGCTGTCAGGGCACTTCGGAAACGAGGGTCCCCCTCCTGCACTGGCTCCCCAGTGCTCAGCTCCAGATGGCTATAGTGCACCCcctggggagaggaaggaagggatctGTGATGAGCTGGCAATGTCTTCCGTTGTCTCATAGTGAGTGTCTCATCTCCTCAGCCTATAACCTGTTGTGGACTTGCAGTCTGAGGGTTTAAGTCTACCTTGACCAGCTGTGAGTCTGTGTGACCTTCAGCATGCCTCTGCTAGCTCATCTGCGAAATGGGCATGCGCCCTGTCTCAGAGCTGTCCAAGGGCTAAAATAATAACTAACATCAAATGCCTATTATGTACAAGGCTCCCTTATTTTTTCTAATCCTTGTAACAACCCCGAGCAATAATTATTTCCATTGGCACAAAGGAAGATACTGAAGCCCAGGATATTTAGTAATTTACCAGGGGtcacagagatagaaaataaatgtcCGAATTGGCATGGAAAACCAGGCCTGTATCTCCACCATCCCTTTGCCTCTCAGAGGGATTTGAACATGACAAGGAGGTATCAGTGGGATAGCTTATCATCCCACCTCGTGGTCACCGGTGCAGCCCACCCCGGTGGCATCGAGAATGCAGCGACCCAGCCACTCGTCAGGGCGCGCACTGACGATGTCGTTGCGGCAGCCTTCCAGGTGGGGGCGCAGTTGCTGCAGCAGCATGCGCGAGAGCAGCACCCCAAAGCCTCCGTGGCAGTAGCGGCCGGGGGTGGGCTCTCCGCCGATGAAGTCCTGGGGCCGGCCCAGGTACAGGTGGGCGGCGGAGGCCAGGCTGAGGTGGCCAGTTAGCCGTGCCAGGCCGTGCGCCTCGGTGTAGGTGGTGTCAGGCACCAGGAAGAACCAGTCAAAGTCGTCGCCGTGCTGCTCCAGCAGGTGGCGCAGCGCCAGGTGCAGGTGCCCGATGGGTCGCTCCTCGCCCAGCGTCACCACCGCCATGCCAGGTGGGGCCCGGCGGCCCCGTGCGCCCGTCAGGAACACCACACGCTCCAGCCGGTGCCCCAGCGTGCGGTTCACGGCCACGCCCAGCGTGGGCAGCGTGGCCTGAGAGGTCAGCACCGCCACCAGCAGCCTCTGCCTGATGCCCAGCTCCGTGCTGATGTAGCGGGTCCTAGGGGAGGAGATGGCACAAGCTTATCAAAAAGACaacggggtggggggtgggggggtggtcaGCACAGACTCTGGCAGGTCGCGTCTTCTCTGCATCTGTTTTCTCACCTATGAATAGGTTAAAAATAAACCCTCTCTCCCAGGGGTCATAAGGATTTAAACGAAATGGTCTTACCCAGGTAGTGCTTTGCATTTGGGAGATGGCAATACCCACCCAGATAGGAGAGAGATATTGTGGGTCTGACTCCGGGGTTCGCTACTTAGTAATTATGTCCTTGAGCATGTTATTTAACCTgagccatctgtaaaatgggactgatTGTATCTGTTTAAAGCACCCAGCCAAACGCTGGACACACCATGTATCTActcatttctatataaatatgcCATTATGCCACAAATGCCTCACATAAATGATATAAAGGAACGTTTGGCATGGGGTGTACTGAGTGTTTTTGCGGGGAGGGGTAAACTGGACTCAGGGGCTCTAGGAACTTACCTTTGGTAAGGCAGAAGGTAAATTGCAGAACCAGCATTTGAACCCAATGTTACTTAGAAGTTATTTCAACTCATCAGCAGAGACATTAATGAGATGGGTacattcctccctcccccatctcatCCTGAGGTGGCCCTTGTAACCCACTCAGGAACAAGAGATCCAGGTAAATCCTagttctctcctttctctctccctgtgtcTATACACTCACCCTATATACAAGTCATTTCTCTAACACGAGCAGCCCAGCCAAGGAGCTATTAGGACCTCTGGGGAGCCATCGGGTAGAGCCGGTTTAGGACACAGGCCAGCAAGTTCAGCCCAGGCCGGCATAGGGCGCAGAGAAAGTCTCGGACTGGCCCCACGGCTCTTGGGAAGGCAGGGCCATAGGAAGTTATCGGGGCCCAAAGACTTCCTGGCCCGCCAGCCCCTTCCTTCCGGAGCCCGACCCGGGCCCGGGCGACTTCCCCGCGCGCTTCCCGGCCGCTGCCCAGGAGGTAGAGCGGGAGCAGCCGATCACTACCTGACGGCCTTTTTGGCGGCCTGGCCGGGCTGTGCGGGGTGGTAGGGCAAGACGCGCGGCTCCCAATTCTCCCCGGCGCCTTCGCCGGCCCCGGGCTTCTCGCGCTCCGCTCCGGGCTGCACCGAGTTGGGCCGGCGCGCCGCGTTGGTGTTGCCGCGCGGCGGCAGCTCAGAGTCTCCAGGTTGGGGCGGGCCTGGGCCGCACGCCTCCTCCACCCAGGTGACGCTGAGCAGGCTCAGGGTGAAGCCCAGGGAGATGCCCACGGCCACGGGCCCTGCGGGCCGCAGCACCGACAGCAGCAGCGATGCCCGCATGGCGCCCTGACCGCGGGTCCCGGGCCCCGGCGAAGCCCCAGAGCAGCCGGAGGAGGCTCCGAGGGGGCGGGACCGGGGAGGGGGCGGATCCGGAGGGCTCGGGCCCCGCGGGCGGGCCCGCTCCCTCCCCGCAGAGCAGAGCCAGCGGCCCGAGCCGAATCCCCGGAGCCGCGCCTCGATTCCCCTCCAGCAGCTGCTCTGGGCTGCGCAGGGTTCTTGCGCTCGGCACTGGAGCCTCAGCCGCGGCCGCAGCTGTCCGACGTGTCACTGCAAGGGCCCCGCCCCCGGGGTGGTGTGTCGGGCTCCCGCTAccggagagggaggagaagggggaggttAAAGGGGAAGGACCCCCGGAAGTGCCCCCTCCTTAGTGCGGGAGAGGGAGACGCCGGGGGCGGAGTCCCCTGCCTCCCGCGGCGTGGTTGGTGCGTCCCAGGTGACGTCAGAAGCAGCCCGCCCCTGCCTGGATGGTGCGCCCTGAGTGACGTCAGGAGCAGAGGCCGGAGCTGTCCATCAGCACCAAAGGCCGCGGGCGGGCTCAGGGCATGGGGCCGCGGTTCTGGGGCGGCCCGAGCCCCGGCTCCTGCGccttccccttccccaggccCAGCCCGAGTTCCCGGACGCCGCGGGACTGGAGTGCCAGccggtgttggaggtggagcGGCACCGCCACCGCGCCGACACCATTCTCTCCGGCCCAGCAGCCCCCTTCCTCGCACGACGGACTTTCCCTGGACCCCAGTCAGTTGGAGCCTCTGGCGCCCCGCAACCCCGGCCCCTCGGGCCTCTGCACAGCCTCTTTCACTCAGAAGCTCAGGTCGCCTCCAGCCCAGGTAAATCTTGGACAATCCCATACTGAGCCGCCCACAGATGAATCTCTTGGCTGCCTCCTTCTCACTGGCAGCACGCTCCCTTCATCCCCCCTGACTCCCGTCCCTCTTTTAACTTCATCCCAGCCTCCACTAGCCAGGCACTTTTGTTTCCCTTTGTCTTTGCTCCCCACTCCAGAGATGCTTCCAGAGCTGCACAAATGTGGATACCACTCCTTTGTCCACTGTCCTTGCTGAGTTCTCCCaatccctctcccacccccatcctGGTGGGGACCCAGGACTCCTCCGTGACCTCAACTTTTCCTCTGTCAGGTTAACTTGGGAGGGTGACTCCCTTCTATTCCCAGCACTATGCCGGGGACTGTGGCAACACTGCGGTTCCAGCTGCTGCCCCCTGAGCCAGATGATACCTTCTGGGGTGCACCTTGTGAACAGCCCCTGGAGCGCAGGTACCAGGCACTGCCGGCCCTCGTCTGCATCATGTGCTGTTTGTTTGGAGTCGTCTACTGCTTCTTCGGTGAGATCCCCATCTCATCCCTCACCTGGGCTCCCCAGTGTTTCCCCGAGTTCTTTTTCTGGGCCCCCAAGTCTTCTCTGAATCCCTCTACCATCATGAataattcttccttttctttcatccCACACATTTATAGAGAGTCTAGACTCTAGATCATAGGAAAAACAGGTTTTTGGATTAGGCACACCTGAGTTTGAATTTACTTAGCTTTGCAGTTACTAATTGTGATGTCTTGGGCACATTaatctgtctgagcctcagttttctcatctgaacaaTGATCACAATATTTGTCTCATGTAGTGTTATAAGAattagtaagcattcaataaataatagctattgTGGTGAGGATGTGTTTGGGTAACTGTGCTAGGTAGCCACTGAAAAACACTTAGCAGGGTTATTACACATGGTCCCTTACCACAGGGCATATTGTCTGACAGGGAGGAGACTCCCTTGAGCATTTACACCTGGGATACATATTAGAGTGGGCTGGATGGTGGTCACACACATCCATCCAGCCTACAAGGCAGGCTCCGGTAATCAGAGCTGCTGTGAATACTTGTACAGGACGGGTACTAAATAAGGGAGCTCAGCTGAGTGGGTAAGTGGGGGGCTAAAGTCCAGCTCATGCTCTACCTGACAAACTCTGGGCCTTGGCACAAAGCTGCTTTGCCTAGAGAAAGGCACACCTTTTTCTAATATGCATAAAGGTGCCAGATGGGCTAGTGGCCCAGTGTAATGGGAATAAGTGACCAGTGGCTTTGCAGCAAGAGTTACAGAACTTCAGAGAGGAGAGTGAGCTCTATGGGCTGGGGGCCCAAGGAAAGCCTCTGGGAGGAGAATTGTAGGTGAGTGGGACCAGTGGGGGCAAATGAGTCTTGGGGGCTGAGGTTCCAGGTTGGGCAGAGGTAGTGCAACACTTGTGTTCTGCAGCCTCCCCCTACAATGGGTGGGTAGACAGGGTTGGGAGCCAGATGGTCCCTCCCATTCCTCCCCCAAACTCTGGGCTGAACAACTGAAGAGTAGGCAGGAGGAAGTGCCCCCCACAAGGGTTCAGGACACGTTCTGGGCCTCCGAGGATTCTGTATCACCTCACCCCCTCCATATCTGTACCCACTCCCTCTGCATGTTGCTCAGTGCAGCCTCATATTCCCTCTCCTGGGCTTCCTGACATCCTACCCCTTTTGGATGTCACTACTCCCAGGTTCATGGACTCTGAGCCCTTGTCCACGCCCTACTCCTCTCTCTGATCACGGAGCCTCCTGGACTCTCATACTTCTCCCTACTCCTGGAAGTGACTCTCCTCTGTTGTCTTTCTCTTTGGCTCTCCCTGACTCCTTGACTCCCATCTCTGATTTCCATCTTTCCAACTATTCAGAATCTCCACTTCCCTCACCCTTTCAGGTATCTCTAATGGGCCTAATGGCCCTATAACCTCCTTATTTCTGAAACTCCACAAacactatttccttttctttgattcTGTGTGACCTCATGTAAGCCTTagtgacctccacctcccctcccctccaattATGTCATTACCTTCCATCCCTCTGACTCCCTCTATTACTCCTAGTTTTGATCCCTGGTTACTCCTCTCTAATTCCTATAACCTCATCATCTGATCACCCCTCCCCATACTGTGATCCCAGTAATTCCTTGTTTTGGTCTCAGTGTTCCTCTCTCGGAAATCGTTTTATACTCTCGATGATTCTATTTCTGTCAATCTCCCTAACCTACAAATACCTCATTTTCCGGGACAACTCCCCAGTAATGCTGCTACTGTGTCCTCTTTGTAACCTTTCAGTGGTGCCATATCTCTGAAGCCCTGTGACCCCCAGACTCATCTTTCCCAACCCTCACctctcaaatttctttctttctttttttttttgagacagagtctcgctctgtcacccaggctggaatgcaatggtgctatcttggtgcactgcaacctctgcctcctgggttcaagcgattctcttgcctcagcctcctgagtagctgggattacaggtgcgtgccaccatgcccggctacttttttgtatttttagtagagacagggtttcaccacgttggtcaggctggtctcaaactcctgacctcatgattcacccgcctcggcctcccatagtgctgccaccacgcccggccctcgaGTTTATTATGATTTCCAAATACCTCATCTCTGTGAGCAATCCCTTCTCAAAGACCCCAACGACTCTTTTGCTGATCCCCTTGGGACCCCAGTGACTTATCTCTCTGACTCCTATGATCCCAAAGACACCAATGCACAAATTCACTCTTGACTCAAAAGATTTATCCTAACTCCTGTGATCCTCAAATACATCAACCCTCATGATCTCAATGGTTATGTTTGCCTTCCCATTGACCGCCAACAGC from Pongo abelii isolate AG06213 chromosome 11, NHGRI_mPonAbe1-v2.0_pri, whole genome shotgun sequence carries:
- the CHPF gene encoding chondroitin sulfate synthase 2, with translation MRASLLLSVLRPAGPVAVGISLGFTLSLLSVTWVEEACGPGPPQPGDSELPPRGNTNAARRPNSVQPGAEREKPGAGEGAGENWEPRVLPYHPAQPGQAAKKAVRTRYISTELGIRQRLLVAVLTSQATLPTLGVAVNRTLGHRLERVVFLTGARGRRAPPGMAVVTLGEERPIGHLHLALRHLLEQHGDDFDWFFLVPDTTYTEAHGLARLTGHLSLASAAHLYLGRPQDFIGGEPTPGRYCHGGFGVLLSRMLLQQLRPHLEGCRNDIVSARPDEWLGRCILDATGVGCTGDHEGVHYSHLELSTGEPVQEGDPRFRSALTAHPVRDPVHMYQLHKAFARAELERTYQEIQELQWEIQNTSRLAVDGDRAAAWPVGIPAPSRPASRFEVLRWDYFTEQHAFSCADGSPRCPLRGADRADVADVLGTALEELNRRYHPALRLQKQQLVNGYRRFDPARGMEYTLDLQLEALTPQGGRRPLTRRVQLLRPLSRVEILPVPYVTEASRLTVLLPLAAAERDLAPGFLEAFATAALEPGDAAAALTLLLLYEPRQAQRAAHADVFAPVKAHVAELERRFPGARVPWLSVQTAVPSPLRLMDLLSKKHPLDTLFLLAGPDTVLTPDFLNRCRMHAISGWQAFFPMHFQAFHPAVAPPQGPGPPELGRDTGRFDRQAASEACFYNSDYVAARGRLAAASEQEEELLESLDVYELFLHFSSLHVLRAVEPALLQRYRAQTCSARLSEDLYHRCRQSMLEGLGSRTQLAMLLFEQEQGNST